One Streptomyces sp. B21-105 genomic region harbors:
- a CDS encoding recombinase family protein encodes MISNPRVLGNVRLSVMKDDTTSPEKQRAAVEHWAHGPSIEGRIVGWAEDVDVSGAMHPFKRPGLGPWFMERADEWDVLAVWKLDRLSRKAGHFAEIFEWCQKHGKTIVSVTEGIDMSTPMGKMFAQIIAAFAEGELDTIRARALSGSMARKAKGVWIGGVLPFGYRFERQEDGGKKLIQDDKYANLLRDIVEKLKSDWSSYKIAVDLNKRGVPTWRDYLRMDRGDEPKGVAWTANAIRAIVTNPTVGGIYTYKGETVADDDGEPVRITDDPLMEYGEWAELVASITANRPVSRATPSRSMLGGVAECDVCGARMSSSKKTKENGRVFHYYACNNINTGTCSDPGRIRREDLDTVVGQFVNVTLGPLPVMERVGNSISQAKTELVEAEAMLDRLEADYLAGRIKTEVQIERYWKQHESQSAKVERLRNEIKEAEDAPAWKETGRNYAEEWATKDDEQRRVFLQRHGVTITVGKAKDGNRRVVCKMLELAEIAKETGLHVPEGYWMTEPEAEFLLPARRPYSGG; translated from the coding sequence ATGATCTCTAACCCGAGGGTGCTGGGCAACGTCCGCTTGTCCGTCATGAAGGACGACACCACCAGCCCGGAGAAGCAGCGCGCGGCCGTCGAGCACTGGGCGCACGGCCCCTCTATAGAGGGGCGCATCGTGGGGTGGGCTGAAGACGTGGATGTGTCCGGCGCGATGCACCCCTTCAAGAGACCGGGCCTCGGTCCCTGGTTCATGGAGCGGGCTGACGAGTGGGACGTGTTGGCCGTCTGGAAGCTCGACCGCCTCAGCAGGAAGGCGGGTCACTTCGCCGAGATCTTCGAGTGGTGCCAGAAGCACGGCAAAACCATCGTGTCCGTGACCGAGGGCATCGACATGTCCACCCCCATGGGCAAGATGTTCGCTCAGATCATTGCCGCGTTCGCGGAAGGCGAGTTGGACACCATCCGTGCGCGTGCCCTGTCCGGCTCGATGGCCCGGAAGGCGAAGGGCGTTTGGATCGGCGGTGTACTCCCGTTCGGATACCGATTTGAGCGCCAAGAGGACGGGGGTAAGAAGCTCATTCAGGATGACAAATACGCGAACCTTCTCCGTGACATTGTGGAGAAGCTGAAGAGTGATTGGTCGTCGTACAAGATTGCCGTTGATCTTAACAAGCGTGGTGTTCCGACGTGGCGGGATTACCTGCGCATGGATCGCGGCGACGAACCGAAGGGTGTCGCTTGGACCGCTAACGCTATCCGAGCGATCGTGACTAACCCCACGGTCGGCGGTATCTACACCTATAAGGGTGAGACTGTCGCGGATGACGATGGTGAGCCGGTACGGATCACGGATGACCCGCTCATGGAATACGGGGAGTGGGCGGAACTGGTGGCCAGCATCACGGCTAACCGTCCGGTATCGCGCGCCACGCCCTCGCGTTCCATGTTGGGAGGCGTGGCCGAGTGCGATGTGTGCGGCGCCCGTATGTCTTCGTCCAAGAAGACCAAGGAGAACGGCAGAGTTTTCCATTACTACGCGTGCAATAACATCAACACGGGGACTTGTTCCGACCCCGGGCGTATCCGGAGGGAAGATCTCGATACGGTCGTCGGCCAGTTCGTGAATGTCACCCTTGGGCCCCTCCCTGTAATGGAGAGGGTTGGCAATTCGATCAGTCAAGCGAAGACGGAACTGGTGGAAGCCGAAGCCATGCTTGACAGGCTGGAGGCTGACTATCTGGCCGGTCGTATCAAGACTGAAGTTCAGATCGAACGCTACTGGAAGCAGCACGAATCCCAGTCGGCCAAGGTCGAGCGACTGCGTAACGAAATCAAGGAAGCGGAGGATGCGCCCGCCTGGAAGGAAACGGGGCGCAACTATGCGGAGGAATGGGCCACGAAGGATGACGAACAGCGTCGGGTATTCCTACAGCGTCACGGGGTAACGATCACGGTCGGGAAGGCCAAAGACGGAAACCGCCGAGTCGTTTGCAAAATGCTTGAGCTTGCGGAGATCGCTAAGGAGACTGGGCTTCACGTCCCCGAAGGGTACTGGATGACCGAGCCTGAGGCGGAGTTTCTCTTGCCCGCGCGTCGGCCGTACAGCGGCGGATAG
- a CDS encoding putative immunity protein, with translation MTIVSGDFELTVDELRVVAHYVLESAEEVLPVFEEANPGDPRPRAAIDAAREFVNGARRTKLQRITSLDAHRAAKEATTEAAQLAARAAGDAASAAYLHPIAKATQVGHILRAAASAARVGELNADDDFAVGLRLIEKARQRATPALIEVLNRYPLAPTGKTRAAQLMTILDASLRMPRQAEG, from the coding sequence GTGACGATCGTATCTGGGGACTTTGAACTGACCGTGGACGAACTGCGCGTCGTCGCCCACTACGTTCTGGAGAGCGCTGAGGAAGTTCTTCCCGTGTTCGAGGAGGCCAACCCCGGCGATCCTCGGCCTCGTGCAGCCATTGACGCTGCGCGGGAGTTCGTGAACGGCGCCAGAAGGACCAAACTTCAGCGCATCACCTCCTTGGACGCCCACCGGGCGGCGAAGGAAGCGACCACGGAGGCCGCACAGTTGGCTGCGCGCGCTGCGGGAGATGCCGCCTCTGCGGCCTACCTTCATCCGATCGCGAAAGCCACCCAAGTGGGTCACATCCTGAGAGCCGCCGCAAGCGCCGCGCGCGTTGGAGAATTGAACGCGGACGATGATTTCGCCGTCGGGCTCCGACTGATCGAGAAGGCTCGACAACGCGCCACACCCGCTCTGATCGAGGTTCTGAACAGATACCCTCTGGCGCCAACTGGCAAGACCCGTGCAGCACAGCTCATGACCATCCTGGACGCGTCCCTGCGCATGCCCCGCCAAGCTGAGGGTTAG
- a CDS encoding integrase core domain-containing protein has protein sequence MQRLVELAEYTSTQFRNRIRELGLRQSCGRTGSCFDNAAAESFWALLKEEIGTRTWQDRATARAEVFNFIETFYNRRRLRKHKTFGYLTPAETRQRHQHALAA, from the coding sequence TTGCAACGACTGGTTGAACTCGCCGAGTACACATCCACCCAATTCCGCAATCGGATTCGTGAGTTGGGGCTGCGGCAGAGCTGCGGACGCACCGGATCGTGTTTCGACAATGCCGCCGCGGAGAGCTTCTGGGCCCTACTCAAGGAGGAGATCGGAACCCGGACCTGGCAAGACCGGGCCACCGCCCGCGCCGAGGTCTTCAACTTCATCGAGACCTTCTACAACCGCCGCCGCCTGCGCAAGCACAAGACCTTCGGCTACCTCACCCCAGCCGAGACCCGGCAACGCCATCAACACGCCCTCGCGGCATAA
- a CDS encoding YdeI/OmpD-associated family protein, with protein sequence MTIGRVWFAAGVTQDLEIVAFESAETFEAWLGENHAVSSGVWLKLRKKGPGIAALDYAQALDVALCYGWIDGQKGKFDDQWWLQRFTPRTPRSKWSKVNRDKVAALIEQGRMRPPGQAEVDRAKADGRWEAAYDGAKTATVPDDLTAALTADPAAAEFFETLDRQNRYAILYRIQDAKKAETRARRIEKYVAMLAKGEKLYP encoded by the coding sequence ATGACAATCGGCCGGGTGTGGTTCGCTGCTGGGGTGACTCAGGACTTGGAGATCGTCGCATTCGAATCCGCCGAGACGTTCGAGGCATGGCTCGGTGAGAACCACGCCGTCTCGTCCGGCGTCTGGCTCAAGCTTCGTAAGAAGGGCCCCGGAATCGCCGCGCTGGACTACGCCCAGGCGCTCGACGTGGCACTCTGCTACGGCTGGATCGACGGCCAGAAGGGCAAGTTCGACGACCAGTGGTGGCTCCAGCGGTTCACCCCGCGCACGCCGCGCAGCAAGTGGTCCAAGGTCAACCGGGACAAGGTGGCCGCCCTGATCGAGCAGGGCCGGATGCGTCCGCCGGGGCAGGCCGAGGTCGACCGCGCCAAGGCGGACGGCCGCTGGGAGGCGGCCTACGACGGCGCGAAGACCGCCACGGTGCCGGACGACCTCACGGCGGCCCTGACCGCCGACCCGGCCGCGGCGGAGTTCTTCGAGACACTGGACCGGCAGAACCGCTACGCGATCCTGTACCGGATCCAGGACGCCAAGAAGGCCGAGACCCGGGCGCGCCGGATCGAGAAGTACGTAGCGATGCTGGCGAAGGGCGAGAAGCTGTACCCGTAG
- a CDS encoding IS30 family transposase: protein MRPPMRSPGRPEPSRAVQRHFWRRIASGVTTAEAAVAVGVSWPVATRWFRHAGGMPPISLDEPTGRYLSFAEREEIALLRAQEFGVREIARRIGRDAGTISRELRRNAATRGGKPVYRALVAQWKAQQAAKRPKTAKLAGDDRLREYVQERLAGSVRRPDGMIVTGPETPGWKGLNKPHRQDRRWATAWSPEQISHRLRVDFPDDESMRISHEAIYQALFIEGRGALKRELVMCLRTGRALRVPRARSQNKPQGHVTADVILSERPAEAGDRAVPGHWEGDLIIGTGRSAIGTLVERSSRSTLLVHLPRLEGWGERPPVKNGPSLGGYGAIAMNAALTTSMAPLPEQLRKTLTWDRGKELSGHAQFALDTGTKVFFADPHSPWQRPTNENTNGLLRQYFPKGTDLSRWSSTDLEAVAMAINNRPRKVLGWRTPAEVFEEQLRSLQQPCVATTG, encoded by the coding sequence ATGCGACCGCCGATGCGTTCACCGGGTCGGCCGGAGCCGTCTCGTGCGGTGCAGCGCCACTTCTGGCGGCGGATCGCGTCGGGAGTGACGACGGCAGAGGCCGCGGTGGCTGTTGGCGTTTCATGGCCGGTCGCAACCCGGTGGTTCCGTCACGCTGGCGGGATGCCGCCGATCAGCCTGGACGAGCCCACCGGCCGCTATCTGTCGTTCGCCGAGCGTGAGGAGATCGCGCTGCTGCGCGCCCAGGAGTTCGGCGTGCGGGAGATCGCTCGCAGGATCGGCCGCGACGCGGGCACGATCTCACGCGAGCTGCGCCGCAACGCGGCGACCCGGGGCGGCAAACCGGTCTACCGGGCTCTGGTGGCGCAGTGGAAAGCGCAGCAGGCTGCGAAGCGCCCGAAGACCGCGAAGCTCGCAGGCGACGACAGGTTGCGAGAGTACGTGCAGGAGCGGCTCGCCGGCAGCGTCCGTCGCCCCGACGGCATGATCGTCACCGGGCCTGAGACGCCTGGGTGGAAGGGGCTGAACAAGCCGCATCGGCAGGACAGGCGTTGGGCGACGGCATGGAGCCCGGAGCAGATCTCGCACCGGCTCCGTGTCGACTTCCCCGATGATGAGTCCATGCGCATCAGCCACGAAGCGATCTACCAGGCGCTGTTCATCGAGGGCCGTGGCGCGCTCAAGCGGGAACTGGTCATGTGTCTGCGCACCGGCCGGGCGCTGCGGGTTCCCCGTGCACGGTCGCAGAACAAGCCGCAGGGGCATGTCACCGCGGACGTCATCCTCAGTGAACGCCCCGCCGAGGCCGGGGACCGCGCGGTCCCCGGACACTGGGAAGGCGATTTGATCATCGGGACGGGCCGCTCCGCGATCGGCACGCTTGTCGAGCGCAGCAGCCGCTCCACGCTCCTGGTGCACCTGCCCCGGCTTGAGGGCTGGGGCGAGAGGCCGCCCGTGAAGAACGGCCCCTCGCTCGGGGGCTATGGCGCGATCGCGATGAACGCGGCGCTCACCACGTCGATGGCACCGCTGCCCGAGCAGTTACGCAAGACCCTCACCTGGGACCGCGGGAAGGAACTCTCCGGTCATGCCCAGTTCGCTCTCGATACCGGGACAAAGGTGTTCTTCGCCGATCCGCACTCGCCCTGGCAACGACCGACAAACGAGAACACGAACGGGCTGCTGCGTCAGTACTTCCCGAAGGGCACTGATCTCTCCCGTTGGTCGTCCACGGACCTCGAAGCCGTCGCCATGGCGATCAACAACCGGCCCCGCAAGGTACTCGGTTGGCGGACACCGGCCGAGGTCTTCGAAGAGCAGCTACGCTCGCTGCAACAGCCCTGTGTTGCAACGACTGGTTGA